One genomic window of Daphnia pulex isolate KAP4 chromosome 12, ASM2113471v1 includes the following:
- the LOC124209212 gene encoding mannan endo-1,4-beta-mannosidase-like isoform X1, whose amino-acid sequence MLKLSFVLLLGFWASLSVGRLTTSGRDFLYNGQRVFLSGANIAWYSYGYDFGNGVYQSDVKETLETWLTMIANSGGNSVRQWVHVEGQNTPAYDSNGYVTGPDRTGTIIDDMRSFLDFAQSQNILVIFVLWNGAVLENQNTINLFYDDAKLQSYIDNALKPMVAALGDHPALAAWEIMNEPEGAILLNQASDNPCFDTTPLANTDASWTGLTIPMENNLKFVNWQTHAIKEANSASLVTLGSWSEHAQSDAYEQSRNYYTDACLLAAGGRSLGTLDFYQFHTYTYTGQWDPSEPFKVTATSYKLDKPLVIGEFATVCGGPESSPTLFQYSYDNGYQGVWSWSYNGGPTGSTCCDNQTTQDSGMLQLKGQNNGIGGAVNFPIVP is encoded by the exons atgttgaaacttTCTTTTGTGCTACTTTTAGGCTTTTGGGCGTCGCTGAGCGTCGGCCGTTTGACGACGAGCGGTCGGGACTTTCTTTACAACGGCCAGAGAGTCTTTCTGTCGGGGGCCAACATCGCTTGGTATTCGTACGGCTACGATTTCGGCAACGGAGTTTACCAATCCGATGTTAAGGAGACGCTGGAAACCTGGCTAACAATGATTGCCAATAGCGGAGGAAATTCAGTTC GACAATGGGTGCATGTGGAAGGTCAAAACACTCCTGCTTATGACAGTAACGGTTACGTCACAGGTCCCGACCGAACGGGGACCATCATCGATGATATGCGCTCGTTCCTTGATTTCGCTCAgagtcaaaatattttggtcATCTTCGTCCTGTGGAACGGAGCCGtattagaaaatcaaaataccaTTAACCTCTTTTACGACGACGCCAAACTGCAGAGTTACATCGACAACGCTCTTAAG CCAATGGTGGCTGCTTTGGGTGACCATCCTGCTCTTGCAGCTTGGGAAATAATGAACGAACCGGAAGGGGCCATCTTACTCAACCAGGCTAGTGATAACCCGTGTTTCGACACGACTCCACTCGCCAATACTGACGCCAGCTGGACAGGCCTTACCATTCCAATGGAAAA TAACTTGAAGTTTGTCAATTGGCAAACCCATGCTATTAAAGAAGCTAACAGCGCTTCTC TGGTTACCCTTGGTTCCTGGTCGGAACACGCCCAGTCTGATGCTTACGAGCAATCGA GGAATTACTACACGGACGCATGTCTCTTGGCAGCCGGTGGCAGAAGTTTGGGCACGTTGGACTTTTACCAATTTCATACTTACACGTACACCGGACAATGGGATCCCAGTGAGCCCTTCAAG GTTACTGCCACTTCCTACAAACTGGACAAACCTTTGGTGATTGGTGAATTTGCTACAGTTTGTGGAGGACCTGAGAGCAGTCCAACACTCTTTCAATACAGCTACGATAACGGCTATCag GGAGTTTGGTCTTGGTCTTATAACGGTGGGCCGACGGGTTCAACGTGCTGCGACAATCAGACCACGCAAGACAGTGGCATGTTGCAGCTGAAGGGTCAGAATAACGGCATCGGAGGAGCGGTCAATTTCCCGATTGTTCCATAA
- the LOC124209219 gene encoding calcium-activated chloride channel regulator 1-like: MQMLVRFSSILLVIIVIVETSFVKLDQNGYENVLIRIADDVSSADCLQTISNLKVMLLEASSALCTAVEGRAYFRNVTILIPNHWAANRNCLVDTNITWPRTHMADLIVTPNHPNFGSQPFTLNYGGCGVSSLPVRLPIGYLTALGKGVAIAHEWFHYRYGVFDEIGVNGDPLYPDGYQITQPEAEILPTSCTNEPLKGEWIGSEWQNSNDNGNITSSIMFSTNFPSINRLCTAENHLKAPPTKQNWLCGSRSVSEIVYSHHDFIENNNTQARNCSQTTFSVATNRHRGYHIILDVTSAMGVDNLTKSATFAASHFVWFLPEGSIVSIDTFSDTYSQLQTPVALNVNTKNTILSHLGELVIKSTANTAGLSLALDYAMQMFRDGSEIILITAAQEVPSNFSVYVDQFRRNLIAPHILALSIQASDIFTPLARDGRLYFVPSRSNTPGVGNSKFGCTRIQNLRDSERF, encoded by the exons ATGCAAATGTTGGTTAGATTTAGTAGCATCCTGCTGGTGATTATTGTCATCGTTGAAACTTCTTTCGTCAAACTCGACCAGAACGGCTACGAAAATGTATTGATACGCATAGCAGACGACGTTTCAAGCGCCGACTGTCTCCAAACCATTTCTAATCTTAAG GTTATGCTGCTAGAAGCATCCAGCGCTCTGTGCACGGCTGTAGAAGGTCGGGCTTATTTCAGAAATGTGACGATCCTGATTCCGAACCACTGGGCGGCTAACCGCAACTGCTTGGTGGATACCAACATTACCTGGCCCAGGACTCACATGGCCGATTTGATTGTGACTCCAAATCACCCGAACTTCGGGAGTCAGCCGTTCACTTTGAATTACGGCGGCTGTGGCGTTAGTTCGCTGCCCGTTCGCCTACCCATCGGTTATCTCACAGCCCTCGGAAAAG GTGTTGCAATCGCCCACGAGTGGTTCCACTATCGTTACGGAGTTTTCGACGAAATCGGAGTGAACGGCGACCCTTTATACCCGGATGGATATCAAATAACACAGCCGGAAGCCGAGATTTTGCCGACCAGTTGTACGAATGAGCCGCTGAAAGGCGAATGGATTGGGAG CGAATGGCAAAACAGCAACGATAACGGCAATATTACGTCATCCATCATGTTCAGCACTAACTTTCCCAgc ATCAATCGACTTTGCACGGCAGAAAATCACCTGAAAGCGCCACCTACCAAACAGAATTGGCTCTGTGGAAGTCGCAGCGTCTCGGAGATTGTTTACAGCCATCACGACTTTATCGA gAACAATAACACCCAAGCAAGGAACTGCAGTCAAACGACATTCAGCGTCGCCACCAATCGCCATCGTGGCTATCACATCATTCTCGACGTCACTTCAGCGATG ggAGTCGATAATTTGACGAAGAGCGCCACGTTCGCCGCCTCTCATTTCGTCTGGTTTCTACCCGAAGGCTCTATCGTTTCCATCGACACCTTTAGCGATACCTACTCCCAATTGCAAACGCCAGTCGCCCTCAATGTGAACACCAAAAACACCATTCTATCTCATCTTGGTGAATTGGTAATCAAAAGTACTGCCAACACCGCAGGGCTGAGCTTGGCTCTGGACTACGCTATGCAG ATGTTCCGTGACGGTTCGGAAATTATTCTGATCACAGCTGCCCAGGAAGTGCCGAGCAATTTCAGTGTTTACGTCGACCAATTCCGGCGCAATTTGATCGCACCACACATTCTGGCGTTGAGCATACAGGCTTCCGACATTTTCACTCCTTTAGCTCGTGACGGACGGCTCTACTTCGTGCCCAGCAGGAGCAATACcccgggggttggcaactcaaaatttgggtgtacgaggattcaGAATCTCAGAGATTCCGAGAGATTCTAG
- the LOC124209218 gene encoding uncharacterized protein LOC124209218 has protein sequence MTDTLQSVYSRTRSYRAKVEERTLQFIDGWNNGTFQLESTATSLIFAFYHLDDGLSMTALTRGTLLSPLNGECPIVRLGTLALYTANCGNIIFEKGTWSYFIDVMGSSTVRLDTFFSSESVSPVRVETWTNSIENKQIDWKTQRVVIYALATLQEKAVSGLNLVAHISGDSEADSVLSVSLNENNPSDVTKGDGVYSAQLTDLPRNSIRFSYVVEIVGGVGTVDSGTYNGHPMAGSFIPSGQSLPISAINRYVYGGSFQLSLPYDGGDVLPPGRIVDLNISNFDSKNSSAVLTWTAPRDNYDVSDNLVDRFVITSEDADSKEAIIFNGIVKPLSGTVDHVITAVDVPKSNNSRSVYFRVYGLDPSGNQAQPSNIATIYVPAFYLPTDPSGNPPILPEWLFWSLIGLAVACTILIVAIIIACVRRYRDARKREAMGADWVQIGETSIGPNRLPERKKEANSIKAVEPQVPDFNAHFTPSPIRRASSVSSTRWSDNSYQTTGSEIYHRPRVTFTEARIERPADSPERPSSSKSLPTYAFGGGWDNAPSPASSSSISITTVSSSPSKKIPPPPPIRKYHPYSFERNDNNETSNKVKTKLQFGGGNEAPLATSPSYLAHQLRKQDVSYLHRGELPKTYSMQTLTSASNSSLSRFGVVLGADSEASLV, from the exons ATGACCGATACCCTGCAGTCGGTGTACAGCCGAACGCGATCCTACCGAGCCAAG GTGGAAGAACGGACACTCCAATTCATCGACGGCTGGAATAATGGAACTTTTCAACTGGAATCAACTGCCACCAGTTTGATATTCGCCTTTTATCATCTCGACGATGGATTGAGCATGACAGCGTTAACGAGAGGAACTTTGCTCAGCCCTTTAAACGGAGAGTGCCCGATTGTTCGACTCGGCACACTCGCCCTGTACACGGCAAATTGTGGCAACATCATTTTCGAG aaaggCACCTGGTCTTATTTCATCGACGTCATGGGCTCCAGCACAGTTCGCCTGGACACATTCTTTTCTAGTGAATCCGTCAGTCCGGTTAGAGTGGAAACGTGGACGAATTcgattgaaaataaacaaatcgaCTGGAAAACCCAACGAGTCGTCATTTATGCTCTGGCGACCCTGCAGGAAAAGGCCGTCAGCGGATTGAACCTCGTCGCCCACATCTCCGGCGACAGCGAGGCCGATTCGGTTCTCAGCGTCAGTCTGAATGAAAACAATCCGTCGGATGTGACGAAAGGCGACGGAGTTTACTCCGCCCAGCTCACCGATTTGCCCCGCAATTCCATCCGCTTCTCTTACGTCGTCGAAATCGTCGGCGGAGTAGGGACTGTCGATTCCG GTACTTATAACGGACATCCTATGGCGGGAAGTTTCATTCCCTCCGGGCAATCTCTGCCAATCTCTGCCATCAACCGTTACGTTTACGGCGGCAGTTTCCAGTTGAGTCTGCCTTACGACGGTGGAGATGTTTTGCCACCTGGGCGCATCGTCGATTTAAACATTAGCAACTTTGATTCGAAAAATTCATCGGCGGTACTCACCTGGACGGCTCCGAGGGACAATTACGATGTCTCCGACAATCTGG TTGACAGATTCGTAATCACCAGTGAAGATGCTGATAGTAAAGAAGCGATTATCTTCAACGGAATTGTCAAGCCTCTATCCGGAACTGTGGATCACGTCATCACGGCGGTCGACGTACCGAAATCCAACAATAGCCGCAGTGTGTACTTCCGCGTTTACGGGCTGGATCCTTCCGGCAACCAGGCCCAGCCTTCCAACATAGCCACAATTTACGTTCCGGCCTTTTACCTTCCGACCGATCCATCTGGAAATCCGCCCATTTTGCCGGAATGGCTGTTTTGGAGCTTGATCGGATTGGCGGTTGCCTGTACGATCCTGATTGTGGCCATCATCATAGCCTGCGTCCGGCGCTATCGCGATgctagaaaaagagaagcgaTGGGTGCCGATTGGGTCCAGATAGGAGAAACTTCGATAGGACCCAATAGACTTCCggagaggaagaaggaagCGAATAGTATTAAAGCGGTCGAACCACAAGTGCCGGATTTCAACGCTCATTTTACTCCATCTCCTATAAGACGAGCGTCAAGTGTCAGTTCTACTAGATGGTCGGACAACAGTTACCAAACAACAGGATCGGAAAT TTATCATCGGCCACGAGTGACTTTTACGGAGGCCAGGATCGAAAGGCCAGCTGATTCACCTGAACGCCCTTCATCGAGCAAAAGCCTTCCTACTTACGC TTTCGGTGGCGGCTGGGATAATGCTCCATCGCCAGCATCTAGTTCTTCTATTAGTATTACCACAGTGTCGTCCAGCCCCAGCAAGAAGATTCCTCCTCCGCCACCGATTCGTAAATACCATCCGTATTCATTCGAGCGAAATGATAATAACGAGACGAGCAATAAAGTCAAAACGAAACTGCAGTTTGGTGGGGGAAACGAAGCTCCGTTGGCAACTTCGCCCTCTTATCTCGCCCATCAGCTCAGAAAG CAAGATGTATCTTACCTACACCGAGGAGAGCTACCGAAAACTTATTCGATGCAAACATTAACAAGTGCAA gCAACTCGTCGCTGAGCAGATTTGGGGTGGTTTTGGGAGCCGATAGTGAAGCTTCCCTCGTGTGA
- the LOC124209212 gene encoding mannan endo-1,4-beta-mannosidase-like isoform X2: protein MIANSGGNSVRQWVHVEGQNTPAYDSNGYVTGPDRTGTIIDDMRSFLDFAQSQNILVIFVLWNGAVLENQNTINLFYDDAKLQSYIDNALKPMVAALGDHPALAAWEIMNEPEGAILLNQASDNPCFDTTPLANTDASWTGLTIPMENNLKFVNWQTHAIKEANSASLVTLGSWSEHAQSDAYEQSRNYYTDACLLAAGGRSLGTLDFYQFHTYTYTGQWDPSEPFKVTATSYKLDKPLVIGEFATVCGGPESSPTLFQYSYDNGYQGVWSWSYNGGPTGSTCCDNQTTQDSGMLQLKGQNNGIGGAVNFPIVP from the exons ATGATTGCCAATAGCGGAGGAAATTCAGTTC GACAATGGGTGCATGTGGAAGGTCAAAACACTCCTGCTTATGACAGTAACGGTTACGTCACAGGTCCCGACCGAACGGGGACCATCATCGATGATATGCGCTCGTTCCTTGATTTCGCTCAgagtcaaaatattttggtcATCTTCGTCCTGTGGAACGGAGCCGtattagaaaatcaaaataccaTTAACCTCTTTTACGACGACGCCAAACTGCAGAGTTACATCGACAACGCTCTTAAG CCAATGGTGGCTGCTTTGGGTGACCATCCTGCTCTTGCAGCTTGGGAAATAATGAACGAACCGGAAGGGGCCATCTTACTCAACCAGGCTAGTGATAACCCGTGTTTCGACACGACTCCACTCGCCAATACTGACGCCAGCTGGACAGGCCTTACCATTCCAATGGAAAA TAACTTGAAGTTTGTCAATTGGCAAACCCATGCTATTAAAGAAGCTAACAGCGCTTCTC TGGTTACCCTTGGTTCCTGGTCGGAACACGCCCAGTCTGATGCTTACGAGCAATCGA GGAATTACTACACGGACGCATGTCTCTTGGCAGCCGGTGGCAGAAGTTTGGGCACGTTGGACTTTTACCAATTTCATACTTACACGTACACCGGACAATGGGATCCCAGTGAGCCCTTCAAG GTTACTGCCACTTCCTACAAACTGGACAAACCTTTGGTGATTGGTGAATTTGCTACAGTTTGTGGAGGACCTGAGAGCAGTCCAACACTCTTTCAATACAGCTACGATAACGGCTATCag GGAGTTTGGTCTTGGTCTTATAACGGTGGGCCGACGGGTTCAACGTGCTGCGACAATCAGACCACGCAAGACAGTGGCATGTTGCAGCTGAAGGGTCAGAATAACGGCATCGGAGGAGCGGTCAATTTCCCGATTGTTCCATAA
- the LOC124209213 gene encoding mannan endo-1,4-beta-mannosidase-like — protein sequence MKMFKLVALLLCCWASLSAGRLTTSGTNLYYNGQKVFLSGANIAWNSYGYDFGNGQYAANSKSTLESWLTQIANSGGNSVRIWLHVEGENTPAYDSNGYVTGPDSTGTMISDMRSFLDFAQSKNILVIFVLWNGAYLRVQNTINLFWDEGKLQSYIDNALKPMVSALGDHPALGAWEIMNEPEGSLLNNQADANPCFDTTPLKNTGAGWTNLYIPMENILKFVNWQADGVKGTNGAALVTLGSWSEHAQTDTKAQSRNYYTDSCLVAAGGKANGKLDFYQMHTYAFNGQWGPDAPFKVSASSYGLNKPLVIGEFASVCAQNEGIQNLFQYGYTNGYQGVWSWQYNAGGECSDTQATQDSGMNQLKGQNGAGGAVNFPVGF from the exons atgaaaatgtttaaattagtTGCTCTGTTGCTCTGCTGTTGGGCGTCGCTTAGCGCCGGACGACTCACGACCAGCGGCACCAATTTGTACTACAACGGCCAAAAAGTCTTCCTGTCGGGCGCCAACATCGCCTGGAACTCGTACGGCTACGATTTCGGCAACGGCCAGTATGCGGCCAACTCCAAGTCGACGTTGGAAAGTTGGCTAACTCAAATCGCCAACAGTGGAGGCAATTCAGTCC GTATCTGGCTGCACGTCGAAGGGGAAAATACTCCCGCCTACGACAGCAACGGTTACGTCACCGGCCCAGACAGTACGGGAACGATGATCAGCGATATGCGCTCATTCCTCGACTTTGCTCAgagtaaaaacattttggtCATCTTCGTTTTGTGGAACGGAGCTTACTTAAGAGTTCAGAATACCATCAACTTATTTTGGGACGAGGGCAAACTGCAGAGCTACATCGACAATGCGTTAAAG cCTATGGTAAGTGCGCTGGGTGATCATCCCGCTCTTGGCGCTTGGGAGATCATGAACGAGCCCGAGGGTTCACTTCTGAACAACCAGGCCGATGCCAATCCCTGCTTTGATACTACCCCGCTGAAGAACACCGGTGCTGGCTGGACTAACCTTTACATCCCAATGGAAAA tattttgaaatttgtcaaCTGGCAAGCGGATGGCGTGAAAGGAACGAACGGGGCCGCTCTAGTCACGCTCGGCTCTTGGTCGGAGCACGCCCAAACGGACACCAAAGCTCAATCAA GAAACTATTACACGGACTCGTGTCTGGTGGCGGCTGGTGGCAAAGCTAATGGCAAATTAGATTTCTATCAGATGCACACGTACGCCTTTAACGGACAATGGGGTCCCGATGCTCCTTTCAAA GTCTCAGCCTCTTCGTACGGACTTAACAAGCCTTTGGTGATTGGTGAATTCGCCTCGGTCTGCGCTCAGAACGAGGGAATCCAAAATTTGTTCCAGTACGGTTACACCAACGGCTACCAG GGTGTTTGGTCTTGGCAATATAACGCCGGGGGAGAATGCTCCGACACACAAGCCACTCAAGACAGTGGCATGAACCAATTGAAGGGCCAGAACGGAGCCGGAGGTGCTGTCAATTTTCCCGTCGGGTTCTAA
- the LOC124209214 gene encoding mannan endo-1,4-beta-mannosidase-like, with the protein MFKFVALLLCCWASLSAGRLTTSGTNFYYNGQKVFLSGVNIAWNSYGYDFGNGQYAANSKATLESWLTRIDANGGNSVRMWVHVDGKNTPAFDGNGYVTGPDSTGTMISDLRSFLDFAQSKQLLVVLVLWNGAKRPTDNTLNLLYDESKLQTYIDNALKPMVDALGNHPALAAWEIMNEPEGLLQNNVYNGNPCYDTTPLKDTGAGFAYTDVPMQNILKFINWQADAVKQRNSACLVTIGSWSEHAQTDTKAQSRNYYTDSCLEGAGGKAAGKLDFYQMHTYDFNGQWNPDAPFKVSASSYGLNKPLVIGEFASVCSQNSDIGNMFQYVYDNGYQGAWSWHYLEQGDCTDSQEAQNIGMTRIKDQTANGAVTFPL; encoded by the exons ATGTTCAAATTCGTTGCGCTGTTGCTCTGCTGTTGGGCGTCGCTGAGCGCCGGCCGACTCACGACTAGCGGCACCAATTTCTACTACAACGGCCAAAAAGTCTTCCTGTCCGGCGTCAACATCGCCTGGAACTCGTACGGCTACGACTTCGGCAACGGCCAGTACGCGGCCAACTCCAAGGCCACGCTAGAGTCTTGGCTCACTCGGATCGACGCCAACGGAGGCAACTCCGTCC GTATGTGGGTCCACGTCGACGGCAAGAACACTCCGGCATTTGATGGCAACGGTTACGTCACCGGTCCTGACAGTACGGGGACGATGATCAGCGACTTGAGGTCCTTTTTGGATTTCGCTCAGAGCAAGCAGCTCTTGGTCGTCTTAGTTTTATGGAACGGAGCCAAACGGCCAACGGACAACACCCTCAACTTGCTTTACGATGAATCCAAACTGCAGACTTACATCGACAACGCCTTGAAG CCAATGGTAGATGCCTTGGGTAACCATCCTGCACTGGCGGCCTGGGAGATCATGAACGAGCCCGAGGGATTGTTGCAAAACAACGTCTACAATGGTAATCCTTGCTATGACACCACTCCACTGAAGGACACCGGGGCCGGTTTCGCTTACACCGACGTCCCCATGCAAAA CATTTTAAAGTTCATCAACTGGCAAGCGGATGCTGTGAAACAAAGGAACAGCGCCTGTTTGGTGACTATTGGTTCTTGGTCGGAGCACGCCCAGACGGACACCAAAGCTCAATCGA GGAATTACTACACGGATTCTTGTTTGGAGGGCGCCGGTGGTAAGGCGGCgggaaaattggatttctatCAGATGCACACGTACGACTTTAACGGACAATGGAATCCCGATGCTCCTTTTAAA GTCTCAGCCTCTTCGTACGGACTTAACAAGCCTTTGGTGATTGGTGAATTCGCTTCGGTCTGCTCCCAGAACAGTGACATCGGAAATATGTTCCAGTACGTCTACGACAACGGTTACCAG GGCGCTTGGTCTTGGCACTACCTGGAACAAGGGGATTGCACCGATTCGCAAGAGGCGCAAAATATTGGCATGACCAGAATTAAAGACCAAACAGCAAACGGTGCGGTGACCTTCCCCTTGTAG